A single window of Channa argus isolate prfri chromosome 10, Channa argus male v1.0, whole genome shotgun sequence DNA harbors:
- the sting1 gene encoding stimulator of interferon genes protein, with translation MLSLRDQDALIPRPRGNLPKVFAATLAATTAGGIMLLSPERWLGWVAMVILILTTGPLLHGLCLLAEEMLNHSNTRYRGQRVLSHVLPACGFGGKTLLAAGLAGLLLYLAEPPLPKSQCWKLLVLASAFYSFFKSLGVLGPSDVEVSDICEERKMNVAHGLAWSFYLGYLRLVLPYLEASIAEFCATHQTSRPNWSHSSKKLFILIPLNANISHKLEEEDKNIHFYDNLPNTKIDRAGVRGRVYKHSVYTVLDEQGKAYDCVVEYATPLLTLYSMSQESSAGFGEPERRQQVLLFYRTLQDILERSLDCRNRYRLILLNEEHGDDPHALSKAILRHLEQQEKEEVCVTPPPHQETVHPFRGTPSVPGFGGALHHPEPLSKEPTLMFSMERPQPLMDPVEDTDHGQF, from the exons ATGCTGTCCCTCCGAGATCAGGATGCGCTCATCCCTCGACCTCGCGGGAATTTGCCCAAGGTGTTTGCTGCCACACTGGCTGCCACAACAGCAGGAGGCATCATGTTACTCTCTCCTGAAAGGTGGCTTGGCTGGGTTGCCATGGTAATACTCATCCTGACTACTGGCCCTCTGCTGCATGGGCTTTGTCTTCTAGCAGAGGAGATGCTAAACCATTCAAACACAAG GTATCGAGGCCAAAGGGTGCTGAGCCATGTGCTGCCAGCCTGTGGTTTTGGGGGGAAGACCCTGCTGGCTGCGGGGCTGGCAGGCCTTCTGCTCTACCTGGCTGAACCTCCTCTGCCAAAAAGTCAGTGCTGGAAACTCCTCGTGTTGGCCTCAGCTTTTTATTCATTCTTCAAAAGCCTGGGCGTGCTG GGTCCGTCAGACGTGGAGGTGTCAGACATTTGCGAGGAGAGGAAGATGAACGTGGCTCACGGCCTGGCCTGGTCCTTCTATCTCGGCTACCTGCGACTGGTGCTGCCAT ACTTGGAGGCTTCTATTGCAGAGTTTTGTGCCACCCATCAGACAAGCAGACCCAACTGGAGTCACAGCTCCAAGAAACTCTTCATTCTCATCCCTCTGAATGCCAACATATCTCATAAACTGGAAGAAGAGGACAAGAACATCCATTTTTATGACAACCTCCCCAACACCAAGATCGACAGGGCAGGGGTCCGGGGCCGAGTCTACAAGCACAGTGTCTATACTGTACTTGATGAGCAGGGGAAG GCCTATGACTGTGTGGTGGAGTATGCAACGCCACTGCTGACGCTCTACAGCATGTCCCAGGAGAGCAGTGCCGGTTTTGGGGAACCTGAGCGCAGGCAGCAGGTCCTGCTCTTCTACAGGACCCTGCAAGACATCTTGGAGCGCTCGCTGGATTGTCGGAACCGCTACAGACTCATCCTGCTGAATG AAGAGCATGGGGATGACCCTCATGCCCTCTCCAAGGCCATCCTCAGACACCTGGAGcagcaggagaaagaagaggTCTGTGTCACCCCACCTCCTCATCAGGAGACAGTGCACCCATTCAGGGGTACTCCAAGTGTTCCAGGCTTTGGCGGTGCATTGCACCACCCAGAGCCATTAAGTAAAGAGCCCACGCTCATGTTCAGCATGGAGAGACCTCAGCCTTTGATGGATCCTGTTGAGGATACTGATCATGGGCAATTCTAA